In Nocardia asteroides, a single genomic region encodes these proteins:
- a CDS encoding RDD family protein → MARITGSWLSGPAAEPGGPAAAGYRGEQFGLPEQGAGSVTGMGRRVVAVFLDWMIAVGISALIVRGVNANLPLLIWFVTGIAAVTLFGFTPGQYFARLRVGRIEGPVPVGFVRALARQVLLVFVIPALFTDADGRGMHDRATGTVLVRSR, encoded by the coding sequence ATGGCACGTATCACCGGTTCCTGGCTGTCCGGACCCGCGGCGGAGCCGGGCGGCCCGGCCGCGGCGGGGTACCGGGGTGAGCAGTTCGGGCTGCCCGAGCAGGGGGCGGGCTCGGTCACGGGCATGGGCAGGCGGGTGGTCGCGGTCTTCCTGGACTGGATGATCGCGGTCGGCATCTCCGCGCTGATCGTGCGCGGGGTGAATGCCAATCTGCCGCTGCTCATCTGGTTCGTCACCGGCATCGCGGCGGTGACGCTGTTCGGCTTCACCCCCGGCCAGTACTTCGCGCGGCTGCGGGTGGGCAGGATCGAGGGCCCGGTCCCGGTCGGCTTCGTCCGGGCGCTGGCCAGGCAGGTGCTGCTGGTGTTCGTGATCCCGGCGCTCTTCACCGACGCCGACGGCCGCGGCATGCACGACCGCGCCACCGGCACCGTGCTGGTGCGGTCGCGCTGA